tactgtttagtttctttaaaagatagaggcaaataaaatttaaattagtcatgtaaatttcaatttgcctatatttaaatctccttgatttaacaggctttaatttttttccttataatactacaaagatgaagctgattatcattttctttaccgaaacagacaagttcgattatgctaaagtttcaattcctttaaacatagaggcaattaagtataatggctttgattggataatacactttacataaatttcactaaataaatttacgtagaaaatttaatataaattactgattcgcgtttacaaaatcataagaatgtcctataaagagagatctgagaatgttaacaaacaagagaatatgaaccatataacaaaaaaagaaacgagggaagatgtgcttaaatggtgagggaacttagacaacagctgaacaaggtcaggactgctgttagactcaactacggtaatagaattatgcattctaggttaattgtttgggatgaatgtacgatggctcataaaggcgcattcaagcagttgaccgaacatatagagatatcaagaattgtagcgaccatttgtttgggggagcattagttgtattggcaggtgattttagacagacgctgccaattattcaaagagggacgcctgcggatgaattgaatgcctgcctcaaatcgtcatatttgtggacacacgtgaaaaaggtaagcttagatgtaaatgtacatgcacatttacaaggcgttaatagcatattcccacaaatccttctagatattggaaatggggcaatcacttcagaaatgcacgaccagaaaattaggctaccggaagaattatgtattttcgtagaaacagcagaagaattattgaatgccgtctattccgaactatctgaacactacgtgaatttcgactggctgcgtgaacgagctatattagctccacttaatgatgaggtacttaatataaatttagatttattaatgaaaatccctggcagagaaagaatatataaatcggtcgacgttattatggaccatgaaagggcctgcgatagatttaagagactacaatttccgctgaagataagttttgctatgacaataaacaaggcccagggacagtctttaaaggtagtaggcttatttttagagaacgagtgcttttcacatggccagctgtatgtggggtgctcaagggtaggtagaagagaaatttatttatatttgccaaggatggacggactgcaaacatcgtttatccacaggccttagaataaggttatatcaaagcaggtcgcatttatatatctacataaatttatagttatttaaggaaactgcgagcgtagcgagcagggcctccgcaggagctagctcgcagtgagcgaagcgaactgctgagctagttattaaataaaatcactaaCTGATTGAACTTTTTTTGACTGTAATGTACCAGCTTGTTCAGATTTGTCTAAAAATTCGATTAGCTCTTCATTTTCAGTATATCCGTAATCAACAAATTCACTATGAGATATTGGATCTTCAATttgaaatttcttaattatttcttcataattattttcGTAGTTCTTAGATTCACTGTTGATTGTGATTGTTTCACATTTTATCCATTGTGCATGACGGAAACAATTTTTGATGGTCGTAGGAGTAACTTTATTCCAAGCGAAGAATGTTAATGTCTCAGCAGTTTTAAGGGTGATTCCGTTAATTGCATTCTGACAATTTTCCCCTGCCTCAACCTTTTcgattatatcatttattttcaaattggtaAATTCGGCTTTAAAGCATTTTATAATTCCTTGATCCATTGGTTGCAAGAGCGAGGATGTTCTAGAAGGcaaaaaaagaatttcaattGAGTTTAACGTGACAATAATTTGATGAGATGGACATTCTATTAcaagtagaatttttctttttttcttcgcaagttCACAATCAAAATCACTGAGCCACTTGTTAAAAATTTCACGGTTCATCCATGCCTTATTGGAATGGGTGTAggtaacatattttccaatgttgaaatttttaaaacaccTTGGACTTTTGAATCTTCCTATCATTACAGGCCTTCTTTTATCGGAACCAGAACAATTTGCGCATAATAGTAACGAAAATCGATCCTTTGACAACTTTATTCCAGGCCGTGATTTAATGCACACACTTTTGGAAGGAATCACCTTGTAAAAAACACCAGTTTCATCTGCATTATAAACATTGTCCAATCCATATTGTTCAATTTTTAAACtcattgtttcattaaaatcagtAATAGATTTTTCATCATGATTTACTAATCCACTGTCTCCGTgaaattttcttaacttgacaccATTTCGTAATTTAAACTTTTCTGGCCACCCACGACTTGCTTTAAATTctggaaaattttttccaaatttaagaGCTTTTGTAATTAACATCGAATCTGATAGAATTGCTCCACTAGATTCCATTAAGTTAATCCATGTTATCatcgctacatcattttattaaatttgagttttggaattctcgttatgtttaattttttgatgTCAGTCCTATTCAAAAGGTCCGATTTTGATTTAAGGTCGTTTATAGTTCTgggagaaattttctttttaaaccgtgaagaaaaaatcctggaaatttgaggtgcagaaacgaatgggttgtcagaaatataacgtagtatagaaattttttcgttgataGAAAGTCTAACACAACGACGCCtcacaaaaatacaatttaacgtgtaatgagaattttaaaatgttaattaatttaacatacaattagataaaaaaattatttttcataatacttgAGGAGCGGATTCGAGAAACAAGCGGATTCAAGAATCATTTataggaaatttcaaatttttgattaaaacaagcGGATTCGAGAAGCAGGGATTCGAGAGGTTTCACTGTTATCTTTCCAGTTAAAGAGGTATATTCGCCTTCGTCATCATTTTGACTAAGCAAATTCCGAAATTTTTCTTTGCTTCAAGTTTCGGAAGAGTGTTGAGTTGcgtttgaaattttgtctgtttctttttatGCCGGGTAGTTTCCCTGTGCTGCACCACATTAAACGTTTTCctaaaattaacaaaaactgagcatttcaaacaaaataaacgtCCAGCTGAATCAATCTGAAATTCAGACGGGTatcgtttaattattttatttaacttttgattGTTAGATTGCTTTTGTTTCGGCATGTAAAAATCTATAATATTTAAGCGGCCAACTACCAAAACGGTGAAAAACGTGTTATTgtcaaaatttaaacaaagattaataaaaatatatgatttaataaatatgacctaacaaaaaaaatatgaccTAAAAAATAATATGACTAACGGCATAAAATATGACCTATAAGacctaaaaaattaataaaactattaaaaaatataataatagtttattaattatagaaataacatcaatatgaccaataaaaaataatatgtcACATGGGCGACTATGTCGCTATGGGCAGCCAGTCCTTTTACGTGTTTCTATGGAAACCGCAGAAAaggtattaaatattgaatatagcaatttatatatggaagagtgtagattaatcaattattctaattaaaaattacatttgaattatcttttaaaaatggcttacccaaaagtatattaattttaacagCGTGGTCTCtcacattttgtgatgtctggGTTTAAGGGTTACGTCAGAAATATTAACGAATACAATCAAATTAAAGAAACGTTAATCGGGATATTCCCTGAGGATATGAATGCTCGAAGCAAACACCGGTTGGCCAAAAAAGCTTCCAATTTTTGTCAATACAATCAAATTAAGGAAACGTTAATCGGGATATTCCCTGAGGATATGAATGCTCGAAGCAAACACCGGTTGGCCAAAAAAGCTTccaatttttgtcaaaaatgtctgaagaatcgtcagcagaaacatcatttaatttcgagttagggttaaggttagggttcagattttgaatatatttatgttgtcacttgccaacgttagggtttaggttaaggttagggttcagattttgaatatatttatgttgtcacttgccaacgttagggttaaggttagggttcagattttgaatatatttatgttgtcatttgccaacgttagggtttaggttaaggttagggttcagattttgaatatatttatgttgtcacttgccaacgttagggtttaggttaaggttagggttcagattttgaatatatttatgttgtcatttgccaacgttagggtttgggttaaggttaggattcagattttgaatatatttatgttgtcatttgccaacgttagggttaaggttaggattcagattttgaatatatttatgttgtcacttgccaacgttagggtctAGGTTAAGGTTAGGattcagattttgaatatatttatgttgtcacttgccaacgttagggtttgggttaaggttaggattcagattttgaatatatttatgttgtcacttgccaacgttagggttaaggttaggattcagattttgaatatatttatgttgtcacttgccaacgttagggttaaggttaggattcagattttgaatatatttatgttgtcatttgCCAACGTTAGAatttgggttaaggttagagttaaagttgttacaaactttgcaaaaaatttgatgtaaattataatttgctaattttgcaatttatattatcaaaaataaaaataattcacattataatttgctaatgttgtaaataattttactattttaaagcaagcatggttcaaatataaaacatcattttctcaaaaatttaaagttcaatcattagttcggatcgtttgtgtttatattagttggccttttagtaaatatttgcTATGTAGTTGCCATGGAAACACGTAAAGGCCAGGTTGCCCATAGGGGTCTGATCACCCATGTGACATAATATGACTTATATGACTTTTGGTTGCCCTAGTTGGGACCATTAAATTTGTCTTGGAATGTTCTGGATTACATTTATCTATCACTTTAACTGGCATTTCAATAGATCAACCcaacaataatttatatattttacattcagaccgatatatattaattattgtcGTATGTCATAGTGTCCGGGCTGATAAGATCGACTGATCACTTGAAAACATTAACCAACTAAATTTTCGACTTATTTTTTCAATTTAGTCAAAAGTGCTACTGAACAGTATCAACGACCCGGGTTCTTATGACATACGACAATTATTAACATCGGGAAGGCCTCGGAAAACGTCCAGCACTCCTCCTGCACGATAAAGGATGCA
This genomic window from Octopus sinensis unplaced genomic scaffold, ASM634580v1 Contig18745, whole genome shotgun sequence contains:
- the LOC115231621 gene encoding tigger transposable element-derived protein 6-like, whose protein sequence is MITWINLMESSGAILSDSMLITKALKFGKNFPEFKASRGWPEKFKLRNGVKLRKFHGDSGLVNHDEKSITDFNETMSLKIEQYGLDNVYNADETGVFYKVIPSKSVCIKSRPGIKLSKDRFSLLLCANCSGSDKRRPVMIGRFKSPRCFKNFNIGKYVTYTHSNKAWMNREIFNKWLSDFDCELAKKKRKILLVIECPSHQIIVTLNSIEILFLPSRTSSLLQPMDQGIIKCFKAEFTNLKINDIIEKVEAGENCQNAINGITLKTAETLTFFAWNKVTPTTIKNCFRHAQWIKCETITINSESKNYENNYEEIIKKFQIEDPISHSEFVDYGYTENEELIEFLDKSEQAGTLQSKKVQSQPKSADSRGFTVLILVDETEINKQKFVNVFCGTIESPEKIYLLNCLEIEICDASAICRIADDTIRIYDIKRENLLLFISDAARYMTLAASTLKIVYIKMIHITCFAHLLHNCALKIRAHYKYIDDLISSIKMSIVKNPSRRSLFTVIGLPPDVVLTRWGSWLDAAKYYSRHLSRVRKIVLSYPNCERL